TACGACGACGACGGGCTGAAGAGCAACGAGATCTTCAAGCCGGGTCCCGACGGCATGGCTATGCGCGACGTCGAGGTGGGGATCCGGTGCGTCGACGACCTCCGCGCAGCGGGCTACCGCGACGTCAACGACCCGGGGCGGTGGGCGTGACATGGTCGTGGTCCTCGGTCTACTACTCGCGCTCGGGCTGCTCGGCATTCTTCGGCTGGCCAGGGGGCTAACGCTCATCCCGGCTGGGATGCTGCAGCTGCCACGCCGCCGCTCTAGCCGTGCTCTGAGTTCGAAGGAAAAGCGGACCATGATCACGGGCGTCGTGGTCGGTGCCGTGATCCTGGTGGCCACTCGGAACCTAGTGTTCGCCGTTATCGCCGGTTCCGCCGTGGTGCTGTGGCCGATGATCGCTGGCGGCGGCAAGGCCGAACGTGCGGCGTTGACCAAGCTGGAGGCACTGGCGCAGTGGACCGAATCGCTGCGCGATCTGGCGCAGAAGGACTCCGGCCTGGAGTCGGTGATCCCGAAGACCGTTGACGGCGCCTCCGACGTGCTAGTCGCCCCACTGCGACGGATGTCGCGGAGCCTGAGTGTGCGGGTGCCGCTACCGGAAGCCCTCAGCCGGTTCGCCGACGATGTGGATGACGCCAAGGCCGACCAGGTGGTCGCCGCGCTCGCGCTGGCGGCACGCCAACGGCAAGGGCGCCTCTCACGCGTCCTCTCGGCGCAGTCGAAGTCGTTGCGTGAGGAGCTCGAGATCCGAACCAAGGTGATGCGCGAGCGCAACAGCATCCGCCGTGAAGCGGCACAGGTGGCCGGCCTCAGCGCTGTGCTGATCTTGGCCGCATCACTGTTCGCCCCTCCGTCGCTACCCCACGGTGAGACCGGCGCGGCTGCGCAGCTTCTCCCGCTGGCGCTGGCGGGCGCGTACCTGTTCGTGTTCAGCCGCGTCAAGAAGCTCGCTGAGCCAGAGCAGGAGCCACGATTCCTGTCCAGCTCCGCCGAGGTGCTCGACGCGGCCTCGTATCAGCCCAAGGTGGTGAAGACACTGTGACCGCGGTCGTCGTTCTTGGAGCACTCCTCGGGCTTGCGCTGCTTCAGGTGCGCTGGCTCGCGTTCCCACCGGCCCCCGACCTGATCGGAGAGATCGAGGACTGGCGCCGTGGCCGCGAAAGGGCCACGCAGCGTGCCGCCGGTGGGCCGGCCCCCGTCTCCCCGATCGGCCGGTTGACGCGTTGGGTGGTAGAGACGGTCGATCACTACCGTCCCGAGTGGCTCACCAGCCTCGCCCCAGACCTGGCCATCACCCAACGCGAGCTACACAGCTGGCTGGCGCGAGTAGTCGGCCTGGCGCTGACCTTCGGCCTGGGACCGACGGTCTTGATGCTTGGGCGCAGGCTCGGCGGCAACGACGTCGCACTCCAATGGGGCCCGATCATTGGGCTCTTCCTCGGCTCGGCTGCGGTGGTGCTGTCCGTGAGGGATCTACGGACCCAGGCAGCCAAGGTGCGAGGCCAGTTCGTTTGGGGCCTTTCGATCTACCTAGACCTCGTGGCGATGAGCATGGAGGCAGGCAAGGGTCACGCAGAGGCGTTGCCCGCCGCAGCCAAGATGGGTGCCGATCGTGTGGGCGAGGGCCGCGGGCTTCTGTCTGACACGCGAGTGTTCGGCGAGATCCGCTCGGCCATCCAGCGAGCGCCCGAGAAGGCGATCACGGCGTGGGAGGCCCTCGGCCGACTTGGTGAGCGGTACGGGATCCGCGAGCTGATCAGTCTGCGCTCGAGCATCGAGCTCGCCAACGACGAAGGCTCGCGGGTGAAGGCCTCACTCATTGCCCGCGCCGAGACGATGCGATCTGCCCGGCTGGCGGGGGCTCTTGAGCGCGCCAACAACGCAACCGAGTCGATGCGGCAGCTGACGATGGTTGCCGCCATCCTCGCCGGGATCTACATCGCGGCGCCCTACATCTTGTCCCTCCGCGCCGCTGCGGGAGTGCCCGGCTGAGCTCGGGCCTCTAGGGGCGCCAGCCCGTCAAGACATCCTCACTCGGAAAGGAGGAACCGACATGGTTCAGATGATCAAGATGGTGATGCTCACCCTGTTCATGCGGCTGCAGGCGCGGCCGAAGGACGAGCGGGGAGAGGCCGTGCCGTGGCTCATCGTCCTCGGCGCAGGTATCGGCATCGCCTACTTCGCTGGCGACGCGGTCTGGGACTTCGCCAGGTCACTGGTCGGCAACCTCGGCGGCCAGTAGTCCTGTCGAGCCAACGAGCCGGACCTGAGGCTCATGCCGTGAGTGCACACGCGAACGACCACGCTTCGTCGAGGAGGTGAACCCGTTGGAGAACCAGTCGACTGTAGGGCGCTGGAGCCTGCTGCGACTTCGCACAGGCCGGCGTCAGCGGCGGCGCCGCGATGAGCGCGGCACCAGCGGAGTCGTGTTCTTGATGATGGCGACGTCGATGTTCCTGCTGTTCACGATCCTGGTCCAGTACGGCATCAATCTGTACGCCGCCCGGGTTGCCGAGGCAGCCGCCCGTGAGGGTGCCCAAGCGGCTGCCCACTGGGACGGCACTTCGGGAGATGGCTCGTCCACGGCCAAGGAGTACGTCACGCAGGACGGCTCACCAGCCGTGCGTGGCTCGACGGTCAGCGCGTCTCGCTCGGGAACGGAGGCCCGAGTCACGGTCACAGTTCAGGTCGCGAGCGTGCTGCCTTGGATGGACGATCCGATTACCTCCACAGCGACCGCCCCGGTCGAGAGGTGGACGCAGTGAGCGTCAAGGGCACCCGCGACGTGCGTTGCCGGCGGGCCCGGCTTGCCGAGCGTCGGCGGCGTGACGAGCGAGGGTCGGCCGCGGTGGAGACGCTCCTCATGGCCTCGGCCGCGCTGGGACTGGTGCTGGTCGTGGTAGCGGCGGGTCGATACGTCGATGGATCAGCTCAAGCCAACGACGCGGCCTACGCAGCTGCCCGGGCGGCATCGCTGGAGCCAACCTCCGCCGGCGGTATGGCGGCCGGCCGACAGGCTGCTGAGACGGCCCTCGCGGAGCGTGGGAAGAGCTGCCTGAACCTCTCAGTCTCCTTCGCGGGCAGTGACTTCGCCCCAGGTGGTCAGGTGATCGCTCGCGTGTCTTGCACCGTCAGCCTCGTCGACACCGGCGCACTCGGCCGCCAGCTGGGCCTGCAGCCCAATCGGGTCTTCACCGAGCAGGCGGTCGTTCCGATCGAGACCTATCGCAGCGGGAGCAACCAGTGAAGCGCGCCGGTCACGGGGTCCGGGTTCGTCTCCGGACTGTGCTCCGACGTACGGCACACCGACGTGAATGCCGGCGAGACGAGCGCGGCGCGGCTGCCGCCTGGACGCTGATCTTGGCCTCGACCGCGTTCGTTGCGCTCCTCGGTTTGGTCGGCGGCGGGGGAGAGCTGATCAACGACAAGGTCGAGGCCAAGCGCGCCGCCGAGCAAGCCGCGCGAGCGGGAGCCGACGAGCTCTCGGCGTCGGCAGTGCGATCCGGCAGCGACAAGGTCGATGTGGGCGCGGCGATCGCCCGCGCCAAGACGGTTCTTCGTCAATCCGGATGGTCGGGCACGGTGCGTGTCAACGGCAGCGAAGTCATCGTCACGGCAACTGACACCCGCGAGCCCCAGTTCCTACGGCTGCTTGGCGTGGGCGCGGTCCAGATCCACGAAACCGGATCGGCCGACGCGATCTCCACCCCGAGCGGCTGAGCAAGAAAGAGGTCCCAACATGTTCAGCAGGCTCCTGCGAGGCCTCGGCGCCCTCCTGGTGCTGGTCGCGCTCCTGGTCGGCGCGCCCCTGGCACTGATCGCCTGGATCGGGAACCCCTGGCCGCCGGGCGGCTGGTCCGAGGTGCAGCTGCTCACCACCCGCACGCTGTACGGGGCGCTGGCCGTGATCGGCTGGGCAGCGTGGGCTCAGATGACCGCCTGCATCCTGGTAGAGGCAGTCTCGGCCATCAAATCGATACGCGAGCGGGGTCTCATCGCCACCGTCAACCACGGCCCCGACACGGAGCAGGTGAAGTTCGCGGCAAGCGGGCAGCAGCGATTCGCCAGGCTCCTGATCACCTGGGTCGCCGCCCTCGGCATCGGGGCCGGCACCGTGGCCTCGGCCTCCGCGGCAACCCCCGGTGCGCACGTCTCCGACTATCAGGGAAGTCACGCCGCGACCTCCCAGACCCAGCCCACGCGGGAGAACGCCGGGCAGCGGCCGGCCGTCACCACGTCCGAACCCACTACGTTGTGGAAGCTCGCCGAGACCCACCTCGGCGCAGGCAGCCAATGGCGCCAACTACTTGATACCAACCGCGGCATCACCTTGGCCGATGGCACCACCTTGGCCAATGGCACACAGACCATCCCGTCCGGCAGCACGATCCGGCTCCCCGCCGGCGCCGTCGCGCACACCGACCCACAGAAGCGGGCGCCGGACGACGACTACATCGTCCGCCCCGGCGACAACCTTACGGAGATCGCACGCAGCCACGGCCACGGGGACGACTGGACGCCGCTGTACGAGGCGAACAAGGAGGTCATCGGGGACGACCCGGACCTGATCTATCCCGGGCAGGTGCTTGTCATCCCAGGCAGCACCGGGCGCGTGGAGCACCGGACCGGCCCTGGAGCCGATGAGCGTGCACCTCACGTTCGTGAAGGCACCCCAGACGAGGCCCCCGGGGGCGACACCGTCGGGTATCAGGCCGAGGACGCAGAGAGCGCCCCTGGTGGCATGGGTGCCACTCGCCAAGGAGACCGGGAGCGTCCACCAATCGAGCCGGTCGGCCCCGCCACAGCCGAGCATGGGACGAACACTCCCCAGCAGAACCCGTCTGCCGCGGTGGCTGCCCAAGCCGTTGACGTCGAGGATGGCGGTATCAGCGCCCTGAGGGCCCTGCTCGCAACCGCCGCCTGTCTCTCGGCCGGCTCGCTCGGGCTGCTGGCCTTCAACCGGCGGCGTCAGTTCCGAACCCGTCGGATCGGCCGCACGATCGCGGCGACACCGGCCGAACTGGCCGACGTTGAGCAGGCAATCGTCGAGCACGGCAGCGAGGCTCAGAAGGATGTTGAGTTCCTCGACAGGGCGCTGCGCCACGTCGCCGCCTCTTGCAAGATCGCTCGCAGCCAGCTGCCCCAACTCGGCGCTGCCGTGCTTGGTGAGGACGACCTGACGCTTCTGTTCACTAGCCCCGCCGTCTCAGCGGCCCCCGAGGGATGGACCGCCTCCGACGACGCGCGGGCGTGGATTCTGCCGCGCGACACCTACCTGGAGGAAGGCCTGGAGGCCCAGCCGGCGCCCTACCCCGCGCTGGTGAGCATCGGCCAAGGCGAGGCTGGCCACACGTGGCACCTCGATCTGGAGACCATCGGCCTGTGCGGGATCGGGGGAGATCCAGAGCAGGTTGCCGGCCTGGCCCGGTTCTGGGTGGCCGAGCTCGCCGTCAACGAGTGGGCCGAGGGCTGCGAGGTCCTGCTGGCCGGCCAGTTTGGTACGGAGATGGTCCGGCTGAACCCCGCGCGGCTGCGTCATGTCGACCGCAGCGAGGCGCTGGCCCGTGCAGCGGCGGTGACTGGCGAGATCGACCAGGTCGAAGAGAACCTCGACGCAGACGTCCTCTCCCGTCGCCGCGACGGGTTGGTGTTGGACAGCACCAACCCGGTGGTGGTCGTGGTGGACTTCAGGCCAAGCGGAGACCTGGCCGACGACCTCGAGAGTCGCGACCGTTCGCGGGTGGTTGTTGTGCACGGCGACGAGGAGGCCCCGGCGGTCGAGTTGCGAAGCGACGGCACTGCCTACCTCCCGTTGTGGGGGATCAGCGTCAAGGCGTTCTCGATGACGCCCGAGCAGGTCGAGCCTGTAGCGGAGGTGCTGGCCGCGACTCGCAACCTCGAGGACGAGCCAATGCCGAACATGAGCTCCGACGAGGGGCCGCTGGGCAAGTACGCCCGGGCCGACGGGTCGCTGCGTGAGGAGTACACGAAGCCTCGGTCCACCGAGGGCAATGACCCCTCATCGCTCCTGCCCGACGCCGACGAGGTGTATCTGGCCACCGCCGCGACCACGGCTGAGGACCTCGCGGTGGCGGCGCCGAGTCTTCCGGAGGATGTCCGGGCAGAGATCGAAGCGCTCGACCCGACGCTGACCGAGGACCTTGCCGACTGGTTTGACGAGACCTCTCCCAGGCCCAAGGTGCGGCTGCTCGGGCCGGTCGACGTCAGAGTGCACGGTGGAGGCGATCCGGCCTCGTTGAGCAACCTAGCCGGCACGATCTCCTTCATCGCCTACCTCGCCTGCCAGGACCGCGGTGTGACCGCTGAGAGAGTCGCGGAGGCCTTCGGTTGGAAGACCACCCGTACGGTTCAGAACCGGGCGACCGATGCCCGCTTCCTGCTGGGAAGCCGACCTGACGGTGGCGACTGGCTGCCCGAGGCGGGAGCGACCGAGAGCGCCCGAAGGGGTACGCCTACGTACGAGCTCGTCGGCGGCGCCGGCGGCGTGCTGGTCGACTTCGACCTGTTCCGCCGCCTTCACTTCCGAGCCCGGAAGCGGGGTGACGCGGGCTGTGAAGAGGACCTGGTGACCGCGCTGTCGCTGGTCGACGGCGCGCCGTTCGAGGCCTCGACCGACCGCCGCTTCCCGTGGCTGTTCAAGGGCCAGCGGCACGACGACATCATGAGCTCGGCGATCCAGAAGGTGGCCCACGTCCTTGCGACCCGGGCTGTCACCGAGGGCCGAACGGACCTTGTCCGGCTGGCATGCGAGGCGGCGCGCAAGGCGAACCCATACAGCGACGTGGCGTGGCTGGATCTGGCCGCAGCCGCAGAGGCCGAGTCGGGTCGTGCGGCTGCCGACGAGCTGGTGCGCGAAAACGTGGTGGACCGGTTCGACGAGGATCTCCCGGCGCGTACGGAGACGGTCCTAGACCAACGGGACTGGGCTGCTGGATAGCCCCATCGAGATCCTTATCGGACGGCGTTTCGGCCCCGTCTCACCGGTTCGGTGAGACGGGGCCGGGTCTATTTCGGGGTCATCGCGAGGCCCGTCGCCAAACTTTTCCCACTTTCTTCCGGAGTCGACTGGTGGGCGACCGCACCCACTCTGACCTGCGGTTTTGTGTTTGGTGAGCGGGTTTGGTGAGCGGACACCAGGCCGCTCAGGCGGCTGGTGAGCGGGTTTGGTGAGCGGGGTGGTGAGGGGTCGGTTCTGCAGTAGGCGCGTCCTGATCGCCTGTCTCGGAGGACCGCCATGTCGGCCAGTCACCCCACCTACGAGGTCACCGTCGGTGCCGCATCCCACAGCCCGGTCTCGCGGCCGTCCTGGAGCGAAGGGGAGCACCAGCGACGCCGAGCCCAAAGCGGCCTGGCCACCTCGGTCATCGGCAGCCTGGAGCGGTCCGGGAAATGGGCCGAGTGGCAGCAGGCCGAACCCCGTCTCGCCGGGTTCGCCAGTCTCGAGGAGGCTCGGGAGGCATGGCGCCGCCGCGACGAGCGCTGCTACCAGGTGGTGGCCGGCCTGACCGCTCTCGGGTCCCGTCGCGGCGCCGACGATGACGACGCCGCCCTCGCGGTCGCGGTGTTGCTCGAGGACGGTGTGAACCGGGTGGCCATGACTCTGAGCGACCTGTGCGAGATCGACGACGTGAACGCAACGGTGTGGGAGGAGGTCAAGGGTGCCGAGCCGCAGCTGGGCTCGCACGCGGCCACCTACCTGCTGCGGAGGACCCGGCAGCGCCTCAGCCGCCCTGCAGCCGGCATGGTCTCTCGCGTCGCGACGACGTCGCTGGAGGGTGGCCGCGTCACCGAGAACGCTCAGGGCAGCTCGACGAACGACACTTGGGTGCACAACGCCGGAGATCGGGACGCGCTCACCGCCGCGCCCGAGGTCGAGGACCCGGTCGAGGACTTGACCGACCTGCTCATCTGGGCGCGCGAAGTCGGCGTTGTCGCCACCGAGGAGATCGATCTGCTCGTGGAGCTGCTCGCCGCTGAGAACGACGGCATGGCTCGCGAGGAGGCCCAGCGGGTCGTCGGCGAGCGCCACGGCGTCGCGATGCGGACGATTCGCCGTCGCCGTGACCGCACCACCGCCCGCCTCCGAGACGCCGCCCCGAAGTACCTGGCCGCCATCGCCTGACCACGCCGGTCGGCTTTATCGAAGAACTTTCCCGCGCCCTGTCCGATCCGGACAGGGCGCGGTTGCTTCTCCGAACATGAGCGAGCAGGCACACAGCGCAGTCACCATCTCCGAGCCGACCCCCGAGGTCGTCGCGCAGCTGCTGGACGTGGTGGCCACCCACAGCGTCGACCACGCTCTGAGCGATATCGAGCAGATGATCGCCCGCCTGCGCGCCGACGCCGAGGAGGCGGCCGAGGCACGTGAGGTGCTCCGCAACACGCCCGCCGATGTGCTGCGCGAAGCGCTGCGGCTTCGGGCCGCCAGGATCGAGACCGCACGATGAGCACCAGCACCACGACGCGGTACTCCACCCGGGAGCTCCAGGCCGCGGCCGCCGCGCTCGCGTCCGGCCAGTTCTCCACCGCCACGCGGCCCCAAGTGACGACCGGGGCGGTCGAAGACCACGACCAGCAGCCGACCGGCGAGGTCAGCACCCCCAGCGTCAACGGCGACAGCGAACGTGCCCAGCGTGTCGAAGGCAACGCGGGCACCCCGGGCGCCGGGACCGTATCGACAGTGCCCGGCCCGCTCGTGCGGGTTCGAGCAGCCAACGCCGGTGCAGGCGCCTCGACGATCGCGCTCGCCCTGGCCGATGTCGCCGACGCCGCCGGTGTGCGCACCCGGGTGCTTGATGCGGCCGCGCCCGCCTGGTCAGGGCTGCTGGGTGCCACGGTCACCGAACTCGGCGCCGCCGAAGGATGGCGCCGCGGCCGCCGCGGCGACGGCGTGATCATCGACCGCGTCGAGGACCCGGTTCGGATCCCCGGAGAGGTGCCCAGCCCACGGCCCGTGGACGGCGTCGACCTGACGGTTCTAGACGCCGGCTGGTCGATGCGGGAGCTCCGCACCGCCGGTGTGGATTCCTGGGTCGCCACGGCCCCCGCGGGTGTCGAGGTCCTGGTGACCCGACCGCATGGACTCGCGCTGAGCCAGACCGAGGCGGCGCTGGCCGACCTCGAGGACCAGCTCGCCGCAGACGGGGTCGTGATCGTCGTCGTGGGCGCGAGCCGCTGGAGCGACCGCGAGTTCGCACCGGCCGGCCGGCTGCTGCGCACCGCGCGAGAGCAAGAGGCCGTCCTGTTCGCCCCGCTGCTGCCCGCCAAGGCGCTGCCGGGCCTAGGCCCCGACCCGCTGCCCAAGCAGTTCACCAGCCCCTCCCAGCGCCTGCTGGAGCGGATCACCACCATCACCGGACCGCTGACGGCGAACCGGACCTGAGAGGAAGAAGGAGAGAAATGATCA
This sequence is a window from Paenarthrobacter aurescens TC1. Protein-coding genes within it:
- a CDS encoding Protein containing ATP/GTP-binding site motif A (identified by match to protein family HMM PF07811), giving the protein MSVKGTRDVRCRRARLAERRRRDERGSAAVETLLMASAALGLVLVVVAAGRYVDGSAQANDAAYAAARAASLEPTSAGGMAAGRQAAETALAERGKSCLNLSVSFAGSDFAPGGQVIARVSCTVSLVDTGALGRQLGLQPNRVFTEQAVVPIETYRSGSNQ
- a CDS encoding putative Membrane protein encodes the protein MTAVVVLGALLGLALLQVRWLAFPPAPDLIGEIEDWRRGRERATQRAAGGPAPVSPIGRLTRWVVETVDHYRPEWLTSLAPDLAITQRELHSWLARVVGLALTFGLGPTVLMLGRRLGGNDVALQWGPIIGLFLGSAAVVLSVRDLRTQAAKVRGQFVWGLSIYLDLVAMSMEAGKGHAEALPAAAKMGADRVGEGRGLLSDTRVFGEIRSAIQRAPEKAITAWEALGRLGERYGIRELISLRSSIELANDEGSRVKASLIARAETMRSARLAGALERANNATESMRQLTMVAAILAGIYIAAPYILSLRAAAGVPG
- a CDS encoding hypothetical protein (identified by Glimmer2; putative), which codes for MSTSTTTRYSTRELQAAAAALASGQFSTATRPQVTTGAVEDHDQQPTGEVSTPSVNGDSERAQRVEGNAGTPGAGTVSTVPGPLVRVRAANAGAGASTIALALADVADAAGVRTRVLDAAAPAWSGLLGATVTELGAAEGWRRGRRGDGVIIDRVEDPVRIPGEVPSPRPVDGVDLTVLDAGWSMRELRTAGVDSWVATAPAGVEVLVTRPHGLALSQTEAALADLEDQLAADGVVIVVVGASRWSDREFAPAGRLLRTAREQEAVLFAPLLPAKALPGLGPDPLPKQFTSPSQRLLERITTITGPLTANRT
- a CDS encoding putative Integral membrane protein, type II secretion system domain, which gives rise to MLQLPRRRSSRALSSKEKRTMITGVVVGAVILVATRNLVFAVIAGSAVVLWPMIAGGGKAERAALTKLEALAQWTESLRDLAQKDSGLESVIPKTVDGASDVLVAPLRRMSRSLSVRVPLPEALSRFADDVDDAKADQVVAALALAARQRQGRLSRVLSAQSKSLREELEIRTKVMRERNSIRREAAQVAGLSAVLILAASLFAPPSLPHGETGAAAQLLPLALAGAYLFVFSRVKKLAEPEQEPRFLSSSAEVLDAASYQPKVVKTL
- a CDS encoding hypothetical protein (identified by Glimmer2; putative), with amino-acid sequence MVQMIKMVMLTLFMRLQARPKDERGEAVPWLIVLGAGIGIAYFAGDAVWDFARSLVGNLGGQ
- a CDS encoding hypothetical protein (identified by Glimmer2; putative) gives rise to the protein MKRAGHGVRVRLRTVLRRTAHRRECRRDERGAAAAWTLILASTAFVALLGLVGGGGELINDKVEAKRAAEQAARAGADELSASAVRSGSDKVDVGAAIARAKTVLRQSGWSGTVRVNGSEVIVTATDTREPQFLRLLGVGAVQIHETGSADAISTPSG
- a CDS encoding hypothetical protein (identified by Glimmer2; putative), which encodes MSASHPTYEVTVGAASHSPVSRPSWSEGEHQRRRAQSGLATSVIGSLERSGKWAEWQQAEPRLAGFASLEEAREAWRRRDERCYQVVAGLTALGSRRGADDDDAALAVAVLLEDGVNRVAMTLSDLCEIDDVNATVWEEVKGAEPQLGSHAATYLLRRTRQRLSRPAAGMVSRVATTSLEGGRVTENAQGSSTNDTWVHNAGDRDALTAAPEVEDPVEDLTDLLIWAREVGVVATEEIDLLVELLAAENDGMAREEAQRVVGERHGVAMRTIRRRRDRTTARLRDAAPKYLAAIA
- a CDS encoding hypothetical protein (identified by Glimmer2; putative), translating into MSEQAHSAVTISEPTPEVVAQLLDVVATHSVDHALSDIEQMIARLRADAEEAAEAREVLRNTPADVLREALRLRAARIETAR
- a CDS encoding putative Membrane protein containing LysM domain (identified by match to protein family HMM PF01476), which produces MFSRLLRGLGALLVLVALLVGAPLALIAWIGNPWPPGGWSEVQLLTTRTLYGALAVIGWAAWAQMTACILVEAVSAIKSIRERGLIATVNHGPDTEQVKFAASGQQRFARLLITWVAALGIGAGTVASASAATPGAHVSDYQGSHAATSQTQPTRENAGQRPAVTTSEPTTLWKLAETHLGAGSQWRQLLDTNRGITLADGTTLANGTQTIPSGSTIRLPAGAVAHTDPQKRAPDDDYIVRPGDNLTEIARSHGHGDDWTPLYEANKEVIGDDPDLIYPGQVLVIPGSTGRVEHRTGPGADERAPHVREGTPDEAPGGDTVGYQAEDAESAPGGMGATRQGDRERPPIEPVGPATAEHGTNTPQQNPSAAVAAQAVDVEDGGISALRALLATAACLSAGSLGLLAFNRRRQFRTRRIGRTIAATPAELADVEQAIVEHGSEAQKDVEFLDRALRHVAASCKIARSQLPQLGAAVLGEDDLTLLFTSPAVSAAPEGWTASDDARAWILPRDTYLEEGLEAQPAPYPALVSIGQGEAGHTWHLDLETIGLCGIGGDPEQVAGLARFWVAELAVNEWAEGCEVLLAGQFGTEMVRLNPARLRHVDRSEALARAAAVTGEIDQVEENLDADVLSRRRDGLVLDSTNPVVVVVDFRPSGDLADDLESRDRSRVVVVHGDEEAPAVELRSDGTAYLPLWGISVKAFSMTPEQVEPVAEVLAATRNLEDEPMPNMSSDEGPLGKYARADGSLREEYTKPRSTEGNDPSSLLPDADEVYLATAATTAEDLAVAAPSLPEDVRAEIEALDPTLTEDLADWFDETSPRPKVRLLGPVDVRVHGGGDPASLSNLAGTISFIAYLACQDRGVTAERVAEAFGWKTTRTVQNRATDARFLLGSRPDGGDWLPEAGATESARRGTPTYELVGGAGGVLVDFDLFRRLHFRARKRGDAGCEEDLVTALSLVDGAPFEASTDRRFPWLFKGQRHDDIMSSAIQKVAHVLATRAVTEGRTDLVRLACEAARKANPYSDVAWLDLAAAAEAESGRAAADELVRENVVDRFDEDLPARTETVLDQRDWAAG
- a CDS encoding putative TadE-like family protein (identified by match to protein family HMM PF07811), with product MNPLENQSTVGRWSLLRLRTGRRQRRRRDERGTSGVVFLMMATSMFLLFTILVQYGINLYAARVAEAAAREGAQAAAHWDGTSGDGSSTAKEYVTQDGSPAVRGSTVSASRSGTEARVTVTVQVASVLPWMDDPITSTATAPVERWTQ